In one window of Helianthus annuus cultivar XRQ/B chromosome 17, HanXRQr2.0-SUNRISE, whole genome shotgun sequence DNA:
- the LOC110925013 gene encoding leucine-rich repeat extensin-like protein 3 encodes MATHDWFFTPSYHNSLAQPPLDDPQLQAVTPPPLPVEEPPQQPPPPPEPQRRRRNARMSVRGGPRFSSPRGSSSYPVIPEDPQLGGPSNAEPEDNPPQASYAPSQPPMGFNNPIPTYPGSTGYNPYVDPSEYPVDYGTHDPYLSAAQYHHLYPSTYPSMLPTDYPIQGYQYPPHQPPPSQQLQRQQQTQEILERLEKVEKKTKKNKESHTSFMKGLANLIKGKKK; translated from the coding sequence ATGGCTACGCATGATTGGTTCTTTACCCCGTCTTATCATAACTCTCTGGCCCAGCCGCCTTTGGATGATCCCCAACTTCAAGCTGTTACACCACCACCACTTCCAGTAGAGGAGCCACCACAGCAACCTCCGCCACCTCCCGAACCTCAGAGGCGAAGGAGGAACGCTCGTATGTCTGTCCGAGGAGGACCCCGTTTTAGTTCTCCTCGTGGTTCAAGTTCCTATCCCGTTATTCCTGAGGACCCCCAACTAGGTGGGCCCTCAAACGCGGAACCGGAGGATAATCCTCCGCAAGCTTCATATGCACCATCTCAGCCGCCTATGGGTTTTAACAACCCCATTCCGACATACCCAGGTTCAACCGGGTATAATCCTTATGTAGACCCGTCGGAATATCCAGTGGACTATGGAACTCATGACCCATACCTTTCAGCTGCTCAGTACCATCATCTTTATCCTTCCACTTACCCTTCTATGCTTCCAACGGACTACCCAATTCAGGGTTATCAATACCCTCCGCACCAACCACCTCCTTCTCAGCAATTGCAGCGACAACAACAAACGCAGGAGATCTTAGAAAGGTTGGAGAAGGTTGAGAAGAAAACTAAGAAAAACAAGGAAAGCCACACGAGCTTCATGAAAGGACTCGCCAACCTCATCAAGGGAAAGAAGAAATAG